In Mucilaginibacter boryungensis, a single window of DNA contains:
- a CDS encoding DNA topoisomerase IV subunit B produces the protein MAEQVEYSDDSIRSLDWKEHIRLRPGMYIGKLGDGSAYDDGIYVLLKEIVDNSIDEFVMGAGRTIDITMSDHKVAVRDYGRGIPLGKVIDCVSKINTGGKYDSKAFQKSVGLNGVGTKAVNALSNVFTVQSYRDGRTKLAEFAKGELVRDEPEKETTQRNGTAINFFPDDTIFRNYHFIPEFVETMIWNYVFLNSGLTINFNGQKFFSERGLYDLLTKNTNVENIRYPIIHLKGPDIEIAMTHGQQYGEEYYSFVNGQNTTQGGTHQAAFREAVVKTIREFYDKDYDASDIRASIVAAIAIKVQEPVFESQTKTKLGSQNVGPEGPSVRTFIGDFVKKELDNYLHKNPATADALKARILQSERERKDIAGIKKLANERAKKASLHNRKLRDCKLHFEDTHERRQDTTLFITEGDSASGSITKSRDVMTQAVFSLKGKPLNCFGLTKKVVYENEEFNLLQHALNIEDGIENLRYNNVVIATDADVDGMHIRLLLMTFFLQFFPDLVKAGHVFILQTPLFRVRNKKETVYCYSDEERINAINRLGVKPEITRFKGLGEISPEEFGLFIGKDIRLDPVILKDANIKGLLEYFMGKNTPVRQQHIIQNLRVEKDDETVNPTIAVEEDEVLPVAV, from the coding sequence ATGGCAGAACAAGTTGAATATTCGGATGATAGTATACGGTCGTTAGACTGGAAGGAACACATACGCCTTAGGCCGGGTATGTACATTGGTAAACTGGGCGACGGCTCGGCTTACGACGATGGTATCTACGTGCTGCTGAAGGAGATTGTAGATAACTCTATTGATGAATTTGTGATGGGGGCAGGCCGCACCATTGATATTACCATGAGCGACCATAAGGTTGCCGTGCGCGATTACGGCCGGGGCATACCATTGGGTAAGGTGATCGATTGCGTATCTAAAATAAACACCGGCGGTAAGTACGATAGTAAGGCCTTCCAGAAATCGGTTGGTTTGAATGGTGTGGGTACTAAAGCGGTTAATGCTTTATCGAACGTTTTTACCGTACAGTCATACCGCGATGGTCGCACTAAGCTGGCCGAATTTGCCAAAGGCGAACTGGTACGTGATGAACCGGAGAAAGAGACCACGCAGCGTAACGGCACGGCAATCAACTTCTTCCCCGACGATACTATTTTCCGCAACTACCATTTTATACCGGAGTTTGTAGAGACCATGATATGGAACTACGTGTTCCTGAACTCGGGGTTGACCATCAACTTCAACGGGCAAAAATTCTTTTCAGAACGCGGCCTGTATGACCTGCTGACTAAAAACACCAATGTTGAAAACATCCGCTACCCCATTATTCACCTGAAAGGCCCTGATATTGAGATAGCCATGACCCACGGGCAGCAATATGGCGAGGAGTATTATTCATTCGTGAATGGTCAGAACACTACCCAGGGTGGTACCCACCAGGCGGCATTCCGTGAAGCAGTGGTGAAAACGATTAGGGAGTTTTATGATAAAGATTACGATGCCTCGGATATCCGCGCATCTATAGTGGCGGCTATTGCCATTAAAGTACAGGAGCCGGTTTTCGAATCGCAAACTAAAACCAAGCTGGGATCGCAAAACGTTGGTCCTGAAGGGCCATCGGTGCGTACCTTCATCGGCGACTTTGTAAAGAAGGAACTGGATAATTACCTGCACAAAAACCCCGCTACTGCCGATGCCCTGAAAGCCCGGATATTGCAGTCGGAGCGTGAGCGTAAGGATATTGCCGGTATTAAAAAACTGGCTAACGAGCGTGCAAAAAAAGCATCGCTTCATAACCGTAAGCTGCGCGATTGCAAACTGCACTTTGAAGATACGCACGAGCGCCGCCAAGACACTACGCTGTTTATTACGGAAGGTGACTCGGCCAGCGGATCGATCACCAAATCGCGCGATGTGATGACGCAGGCGGTATTTAGTTTGAAAGGTAAGCCACTGAACTGCTTTGGCCTGACCAAAAAAGTGGTATACGAGAACGAAGAATTTAACCTGCTGCAGCACGCGCTGAATATTGAAGATGGTATTGAAAACCTGCGCTACAACAACGTAGTAATTGCTACCGATGCCGATGTAGACGGTATGCACATCCGCCTTTTGCTGATGACCTTCTTCCTGCAGTTTTTCCCCGACCTGGTGAAAGCCGGGCACGTTTTTATCCTGCAAACCCCGCTGTTCAGGGTGCGTAATAAAAAGGAAACAGTTTATTGCTATAGCGATGAGGAACGCATAAACGCCATCAACCGCCTGGGTGTAAAACCCGAGATCACCCGCTTTAAAGGCTTAGGTGAAATATCACCAGAGGAGTTTGGCCTGTTCATCGGTAAAGATATCCGCCTTGACCCGGTGATCCTGAAAGACGCCAACATTAAAGGCCTGCTGGAATACTTTATGGGTAAGAATACGCCTGTGCGCCAACAGCATATCATTCAAAACCTGCGTGTTGAAAAGGATGACGAAACCGTTAACCCAACTATCGCTGTTGAGGAGGATGAGGTGCTGCCGGTAGCGGTGTAA